The following are from one region of the Bacillus spongiae genome:
- a CDS encoding LiaF transmembrane domain-containing protein: MRKKHFFGIVLIALGVFLLLNNLEVIDLRLGELFTTFWPMILVFYGFHRLINHYHSTSSGLIIVTIGVLLQLRVLGIVDIFEYTSFWPSILILLGVWVFLSTGKKRTPKKHYSQKEQPFNLVSKNKLQSIQLFSSSHVKNVSKDFIGGEQFVAFGNATVNLTEAQIAERDVTVDVVVAFGHADMIVPKGWNIEVNAIRIFGRWTNNTILRSGLQDAPTLTINGVIMFGEMTIRNG, encoded by the coding sequence TTGAGGAAAAAACATTTTTTCGGAATTGTTTTGATTGCATTAGGTGTATTTCTTTTACTAAATAATTTAGAAGTCATAGATTTAAGGCTAGGGGAGCTTTTTACAACCTTTTGGCCGATGATTTTAGTTTTCTATGGTTTTCACCGACTCATAAACCATTATCATTCAACCTCTAGCGGGTTGATCATCGTCACAATCGGCGTATTGCTTCAATTAAGGGTACTTGGTATCGTGGATATTTTTGAGTATACAAGTTTTTGGCCAAGCATTCTTATTCTCTTAGGTGTGTGGGTGTTCCTTTCAACGGGAAAGAAGCGGACACCAAAAAAACACTATTCTCAAAAGGAACAACCATTCAACCTTGTGTCAAAAAATAAGCTTCAATCTATTCAATTATTTTCTTCGTCTCATGTAAAAAATGTTTCCAAAGATTTTATCGGCGGTGAGCAGTTTGTTGCGTTTGGCAATGCAACGGTCAATTTAACGGAAGCGCAAATAGCAGAAAGAGATGTTACGGTTGATGTAGTTGTAGCCTTTGGACATGCTGATATGATTGTTCCAAAAGGGTGGAACATTGAGGTAAATGCCATTCGAATATTTGGGCGCTGGACCAACAATACAATCTTACGTTCCGGTCTTCAAGATGCCCCTACTTTAACAATCAATGGTGTCATTATGTTTGGCGAAATGACGATTCGAAACGGTTAA
- a CDS encoding patatin-like phospholipase family protein, whose amino-acid sequence MLLDGVFEGGGVRGIAHVGAVESVELRGYRWNRLAGTSAGAVIAALLACEYSGSEIKDIIDSVDYTQFMKKNWLDSIPLIGKGINLLIHEGLYDNHYQETWLEDLLIQKGYRYFSDLKEGQLKIIVSDITNGRMTILPDDLHIYGETHDFPIAKAVRMSSTIPFFFYPIKWKTKKFKHPSYMVDGGLLSNFPIWIFDTPDEPKWPTFGFHFVRDKMKSSPMNRIGPIRMYRSMFKTMMQAHDFRYFDDDAYARTVKIHTGTITSTDFQLTEDEKQWLYQAGFQAAEKFLNTWSFKEYKRRFRSNKRE is encoded by the coding sequence ATGTTGTTGGATGGTGTTTTTGAAGGCGGAGGTGTAAGGGGAATTGCTCATGTTGGTGCTGTTGAATCGGTTGAATTAAGAGGCTATAGGTGGAATCGTTTAGCGGGAACATCAGCAGGGGCGGTTATAGCGGCTCTCTTAGCTTGTGAATACTCTGGTTCAGAGATAAAGGACATTATCGATAGTGTTGATTACACACAGTTTATGAAGAAAAATTGGTTGGATTCAATTCCTCTTATCGGGAAAGGAATAAATCTATTGATTCATGAGGGTCTGTATGATAACCACTATCAAGAAACATGGTTGGAAGACCTTCTCATCCAGAAAGGGTATCGTTATTTTAGTGACCTTAAAGAAGGACAATTGAAAATTATTGTGTCAGATATTACGAATGGAAGAATGACAATCCTTCCGGACGATTTACACATATATGGTGAAACACATGATTTTCCTATTGCTAAAGCAGTTAGAATGAGCAGTACGATTCCTTTTTTCTTTTATCCGATTAAGTGGAAAACGAAGAAGTTTAAGCATCCTTCTTATATGGTAGACGGTGGTCTTTTAAGTAACTTTCCGATCTGGATATTTGATACGCCGGACGAACCAAAATGGCCTACGTTTGGTTTTCACTTTGTAAGAGACAAAATGAAGTCATCTCCTATGAATAGAATTGGACCGATTCGTATGTATAGATCGATGTTTAAAACGATGATGCAAGCCCATGATTTTCGTTATTTTGATGACGACGCTTATGCGAGAACGGTTAAAATTCATACGGGTACAATAACGAGTACGGATTTCCAGCTCACAGAGGACGAGAAACAGTGGCTCTATCAAGCCGGGTTTCAAGCGGCTGAAAAGTTTTTGAACACATGGAGTTTTAAAGAATACAAAAGAAGATTTAGAAGCAATAAAAGGGAGTAG
- a CDS encoding histidine phosphatase family protein: MPGTKDSPLSSIGREQTLRLSEKLHPFDLDLIYTSSTNRTIETTNIINEQRNLIVTKSNKLLEMNFGEWEGLTRSQIKETFNNEYKLFETDPANFVAPTGESLVEVKARVIQFINELLEKHNGKNVLVVTHSIVLKILMANFEGRPLAKMWNESTIHSTN, from the coding sequence ATTCCAGGGACAAAAGATTCTCCATTAAGTTCTATAGGGAGAGAACAAACATTACGATTAAGTGAAAAACTACATCCTTTCGACCTAGATTTAATATACACAAGCTCTACCAATAGAACCATTGAAACAACCAACATTATTAACGAACAAAGAAATTTAATAGTTACTAAAAGTAATAAATTATTAGAAATGAATTTTGGAGAATGGGAAGGGTTAACAAGGTCACAAATTAAGGAGACATTCAATAACGAATATAAATTGTTTGAGACCGATCCTGCTAATTTTGTGGCACCAACAGGCGAATCATTGGTAGAAGTGAAAGCACGAGTCATTCAATTTATAAATGAACTATTAGAAAAACACAATGGAAAGAACGTATTAGTAGTCACTCATTCCATTGTCTTAAAAATACTAATGGCTAATTTTGAAGGGCGCCCTCTAGCGAAAATGTGGAATGAATCCACCATACATTCAACAAACTAG
- a CDS encoding ABC transporter permease, whose translation MFSIIQSEWYKLRKSKIILILFAGPFIAFFIGLTGNLFPTDIGNEWYIMLLSMNLSYALLFLPLITGVLASVICRYEHQAGGWKQLLAMPVTRGKVFVAKFVLVMILVLTIQLLYLGAVYAVGMLKGFTTPFPVDIVWKSIFGGWVATFPLVALQLWMSILFKSFAAPFTVNVVFTLPTILAVNSEKVGPYYPWAQPFSMMYTGDNTGGIFYVPGDQLLTIVGGSFLLFFLGGLFYFQRKAV comes from the coding sequence ATGTTCTCTATTATACAATCAGAATGGTATAAACTACGAAAATCCAAAATTATACTTATTCTATTTGCAGGACCCTTTATTGCATTTTTTATCGGCTTAACAGGAAACCTCTTTCCTACCGATATTGGCAATGAATGGTATATCATGTTATTATCTATGAATTTATCGTATGCTCTGCTATTTTTACCTTTAATAACAGGGGTATTAGCAAGTGTCATATGTAGGTATGAGCACCAAGCTGGTGGTTGGAAGCAACTGTTAGCCATGCCGGTCACAAGAGGAAAAGTGTTTGTGGCGAAGTTTGTCTTAGTGATGATTCTTGTGTTGACGATCCAACTCTTATACCTCGGTGCTGTTTATGCGGTTGGCATGTTAAAGGGCTTCACAACCCCTTTTCCAGTCGATATTGTTTGGAAAAGTATTTTCGGGGGATGGGTGGCGACTTTTCCATTAGTAGCATTACAATTGTGGATGTCTATTCTGTTTAAAAGCTTTGCGGCCCCTTTTACTGTTAACGTTGTCTTTACCTTACCGACTATACTGGCTGTGAATTCAGAGAAAGTTGGACCGTACTACCCATGGGCACAACCATTTTCTATGATGTATACAGGTGATAATACAGGCGGTATATTTTATGTTCCAGGAGACCAATTATTAACGATTGTTGGGGGAAGCTTCCTATTGTTTTTCCTTGGAGGGCTTTTCTATTTCCAAAGGAAGGCAGTATAG
- a CDS encoding ABC transporter permease, whose translation MIGRLLTTDFLKIKRKGIWFLTFLGPFGVVAMQMVNYGVRKDYLLQQSEDNWGYYLLNVSGFTPLALVLGIAILTSFMASIENETNAWKQLISLPVSKMSIYLSKFIVLACLLWISSLILMVLTLSYGIFLDLGDSIPFFELIKYSFYPYFAVLPILALQLWIATVSRNQGIPITTGVLGVIFTYSAYKLPDWMIWKWPSLMNEWGEPIVNVMLGVAVGCILYVVGMVDFTRRDVE comes from the coding sequence ATGATTGGAAGACTTTTAACGACTGATTTTTTAAAAATAAAGCGAAAAGGAATCTGGTTTTTAACGTTTTTAGGCCCTTTTGGTGTTGTTGCGATGCAAATGGTGAATTACGGGGTTCGAAAAGATTATTTACTCCAGCAAAGTGAGGATAATTGGGGATATTATCTATTGAATGTTAGTGGATTTACCCCACTTGCACTTGTGTTGGGAATAGCGATATTAACCTCCTTTATGGCGAGTATAGAGAATGAAACGAATGCATGGAAGCAGTTGATTTCATTACCTGTTTCGAAAATGAGTATTTATTTATCTAAATTCATTGTTCTTGCGTGTTTATTATGGATCTCTTCATTGATATTGATGGTGCTCACTCTTAGTTACGGTATTTTTCTAGATTTAGGAGACAGTATTCCTTTTTTTGAACTGATCAAGTATAGTTTCTATCCTTACTTTGCCGTACTACCGATATTAGCATTGCAGCTCTGGATTGCAACGGTTAGCCGAAATCAAGGAATCCCAATTACTACCGGTGTTTTAGGAGTAATTTTCACTTATTCTGCCTATAAATTGCCAGATTGGATGATTTGGAAGTGGCCTTCACTAATGAATGAATGGGGAGAACCTATTGTCAATGTCATGCTCGGGGTTGCGGTAGGTTGCATATTGTATGTAGTAGGAATGGTTGACTTTACGAGAAGGGATGTGGAATAA
- a CDS encoding ABC transporter ATP-binding protein, with product MEYVVQTKNLSKRFGKENAVIGLDMNIRKGDIYGFLGPNGAGKTTTIRMLLGLMKPTSGSITIFQKDLKKERIEILRKVGSLVENPSYYPHLTAYENLEALRKILGVPKTQIYDVLDIVRLTEVANKKVNGFSLGMKQRLGIAASLLNNPDLLILDEPTNGLDPSGIIEIRNLIKRLQSEFGITVIISSHLLTEIEQMATTVGIVTKGKMIFQDSIEAMNRYAQQKILLKVSDSEQAWRSLLAKGIKADFKEGIILLQEHSNEKVAHTIRTLVQDGFWIYRVEEEKRSLEETFLQMTKEEKN from the coding sequence ATGGAATATGTTGTACAAACTAAAAATTTATCAAAACGTTTTGGCAAAGAAAATGCAGTTATCGGATTGGATATGAACATACGAAAAGGGGATATATATGGATTTTTGGGGCCTAATGGTGCTGGGAAGACAACGACAATCCGTATGCTATTAGGCTTGATGAAGCCAACATCCGGTTCTATTACTATTTTTCAAAAGGATTTGAAAAAAGAAAGAATCGAAATATTGAGGAAGGTTGGATCACTTGTTGAGAATCCATCCTATTACCCTCATTTAACAGCTTATGAAAATTTGGAAGCGTTAAGAAAAATTTTAGGAGTTCCAAAAACACAAATCTATGATGTACTAGACATTGTTCGCTTAACAGAAGTGGCCAATAAAAAAGTAAACGGATTTTCACTTGGAATGAAGCAGCGCTTAGGAATTGCCGCTTCACTTCTAAATAATCCAGATCTGTTAATTTTGGATGAACCAACTAATGGACTTGATCCTTCTGGAATTATTGAAATCCGAAATTTAATTAAACGATTACAATCTGAATTTGGAATAACGGTTATCATCTCAAGTCACTTATTAACAGAGATTGAACAAATGGCAACGACTGTTGGGATCGTCACGAAAGGAAAAATGATCTTTCAAGATTCTATCGAAGCGATGAACAGATACGCTCAGCAAAAAATCTTATTAAAAGTAAGTGACAGTGAGCAAGCGTGGCGATCATTACTAGCTAAAGGGATAAAAGCCGATTTTAAAGAAGGTATCATTTTATTACAAGAACATTCAAATGAAAAAGTAGCGCATACCATTCGAACACTCGTTCAAGACGGATTTTGGATTTATCGAGTGGAAGAGGAGAAAAGATCATTAGAAGAAACTTTCTTACAAATGACGAAGGAGGAGAAAAACTAA
- a CDS encoding HAMP domain-containing sensor histidine kinase, whose product MRKIFRSLLAKYMFIILMALSLVQLTYILIAVFVSEVTKDTEDKSQSQGYEGFEEVEEKWHQEAKDIQNVTVQTVDQHFYEWTQQYADASMFWVGEDGKLLTTVNLKDQLPSEWTPAFTTKFIKERYGGDPFTIIAFLGENETNGFIVLEVPRSTFNPPLRDVYDNYGSILFIGVILIIFLFITASFLFFRGIRKRLVKLQDAMELRDVDNLPIQINVKKQDEIGQLEQTFNQMVFELRESKQREQKEEQLRRELIANLSHDLRTPLTKVRAQTYSIAKEDLSADGKRAIKALEASVVNIDSLIENLMSYSLLMASKYKCDRKAIDVVRFVRKSLASWYPVFEKAGFEIDIELNVFKETKWLVDPIWLGRILDNLFQNVVRHARSGQYIGVKTESKDNIDSLIIIDRGKGMNDESNEKGAGIGLSIVDMMVKGMDLDWDIESSEQGTTITIKKYNERCS is encoded by the coding sequence ATGAGGAAGATTTTCCGGTCTCTGTTGGCAAAGTATATGTTCATTATCCTAATGGCACTTTCACTTGTTCAACTTACTTACATACTTATTGCTGTATTTGTATCCGAGGTAACAAAAGATACGGAAGATAAAAGCCAATCCCAAGGCTATGAAGGTTTTGAGGAAGTAGAGGAGAAATGGCATCAAGAAGCAAAAGATATCCAAAATGTCACGGTTCAAACAGTAGACCAACATTTTTACGAGTGGACACAACAATATGCTGATGCATCGATGTTTTGGGTAGGTGAAGATGGAAAGCTATTAACAACAGTTAATCTGAAGGACCAGCTGCCATCAGAATGGACACCGGCATTTACGACAAAATTTATTAAAGAGCGTTATGGAGGAGACCCCTTTACGATAATCGCATTTTTAGGCGAAAACGAAACGAATGGCTTTATTGTTTTGGAAGTGCCAAGGTCAACGTTTAATCCACCACTTAGAGACGTTTATGACAATTATGGATCAATTTTGTTTATTGGTGTCATTCTCATTATTTTCTTATTTATTACGGCTTCCTTTTTATTTTTTAGAGGAATTAGAAAACGTTTAGTAAAGTTACAAGATGCGATGGAGCTAAGAGATGTCGATAATCTGCCAATTCAAATTAACGTAAAAAAGCAGGATGAAATTGGTCAACTTGAACAAACGTTTAATCAAATGGTATTTGAATTGAGAGAAAGTAAACAACGTGAACAGAAGGAGGAGCAATTACGTCGAGAATTAATTGCCAATTTATCTCATGATTTACGTACACCGTTAACGAAGGTAAGAGCTCAAACCTATTCAATAGCTAAAGAGGATTTATCAGCAGACGGTAAAAGAGCGATAAAGGCGCTTGAAGCTTCGGTTGTGAATATTGACAGTTTAATTGAAAATTTGATGTCGTATTCTCTCCTAATGGCTAGTAAGTATAAATGTGATCGAAAAGCAATCGATGTTGTTCGTTTTGTACGCAAATCTTTAGCTTCATGGTACCCAGTATTTGAAAAAGCAGGATTTGAAATCGATATTGAGTTAAATGTTTTTAAAGAAACCAAATGGCTGGTTGACCCAATTTGGTTAGGGCGTATATTGGATAATCTTTTTCAAAATGTCGTACGTCATGCACGGAGTGGACAATATATCGGGGTAAAAACAGAGTCAAAGGACAATATTGACTCACTCATCATTATTGATCGAGGAAAAGGGATGAATGATGAATCAAATGAAAAAGGAGCAGGAATAGGTTTGTCCATAGTTGACATGATGGTGAAAGGAATGGACCTAGATTGGGATATTGAGTCAAGTGAACAAGGAACAACGATTACAATAAAGAAATATAACGAAAGGTGTAGTTGA
- a CDS encoding response regulator transcription factor — protein MVHVLYIEDESDIGKWVKKDLMERGYEVTWLQSGEGVENYIASTDIVILDVMLPGLDGFSIGKRIKKENGDLPILMLSARTAVEDKIEGLHFADDYLTKPFHPDELAARVEVLLRRYQKNEDKLVLQHLTVYTKDMRIVESDTGMEVKLTGKQYHILQYFIRHLNQILTKEQLYEGVWGDRFIEGDKTLMVHIRYLREKIEKNPGKPTIIETIRGIGYRVRI, from the coding sequence GTGGTTCATGTTTTGTACATAGAAGATGAAAGTGATATAGGCAAGTGGGTCAAAAAGGATTTAATGGAGAGGGGATATGAGGTTACGTGGCTACAGTCTGGCGAAGGTGTTGAAAACTATATAGCAAGTACCGACATCGTTATTTTGGATGTTATGTTGCCTGGATTAGATGGTTTCTCGATTGGAAAACGGATTAAGAAAGAAAATGGAGACCTGCCTATTTTAATGCTTTCCGCACGTACTGCGGTAGAGGATAAAATAGAGGGTCTCCATTTTGCAGATGATTATTTAACAAAGCCTTTTCATCCAGATGAGCTTGCAGCACGTGTCGAGGTATTATTAAGGAGATATCAAAAGAATGAAGATAAATTAGTGCTTCAACACTTAACCGTTTATACAAAGGATATGAGAATCGTTGAGAGCGATACAGGTATGGAAGTTAAATTAACGGGAAAGCAGTATCATATATTGCAATACTTTATTCGACATTTAAATCAAATATTAACAAAAGAACAGTTATATGAAGGTGTTTGGGGAGATCGTTTTATTGAAGGCGACAAAACCTTGATGGTTCATATCCGTTATTTACGAGAAAAAATTGAAAAAAACCCAGGAAAGCCAACAATTATTGAAACGATTCGGGGAATCGGGTATAGGGTGAGAATATGA
- a CDS encoding DUF4030 domain-containing protein, which yields MKKSLDDELNQSFQSLNQKLRMKREYHDHLKKRILLESKTAVKQKRINKKVVLSIALTALLLLISSPLYSTTMASLAAKIIPLEMKSNSSIIGKIFEVGEQSGYKPLHVKISYNPYTITIWLEKGEDSLAKIQGILEPEIKELLYNEGIDQYTLNFTQEDKEYKERQSESDTFDKMREIISTAFSTFGYSDWAEYASFGIGKDTLYLDMPMHVKEAEEIKSDVMKSIKNEKLKINEVKLEYIYSDVEDQRQRSRWEGITSDIHQALAGKSIYNVTNIFSLNVQRGVSYVSIQTGAGMSDPPDKQILSEIDSALRTFLDSDEVKKKIQDDQYEIRLLNKYDGTLLVVSNKE from the coding sequence ATGAAGAAATCATTGGATGATGAGTTAAATCAATCTTTCCAAAGCCTTAATCAAAAACTTCGGATGAAACGAGAATATCATGACCATTTAAAGAAACGAATATTACTTGAGAGTAAAACAGCTGTTAAACAGAAAAGAATAAACAAAAAAGTAGTCCTTTCAATAGCGCTTACAGCCCTTTTATTGTTAATTAGTTCTCCATTGTATTCAACAACAATGGCATCATTAGCTGCGAAAATTATTCCGCTTGAAATGAAAAGTAATTCATCAATAATAGGTAAAATATTTGAAGTGGGTGAACAATCTGGTTACAAGCCACTTCATGTAAAAATTTCGTATAATCCGTACACAATTACTATTTGGTTGGAGAAAGGCGAAGATAGTCTTGCTAAAATACAAGGAATACTTGAACCAGAAATTAAGGAGTTACTTTATAATGAAGGAATTGATCAATATACATTGAATTTTACACAAGAAGATAAAGAGTATAAAGAAAGACAGAGTGAATCGGATACATTTGACAAAATGCGGGAAATCATTAGCACAGCGTTCTCGACTTTTGGTTATTCAGATTGGGCGGAATATGCATCATTTGGAATAGGAAAAGATACTCTTTATTTGGATATGCCGATGCATGTGAAAGAAGCTGAAGAAATCAAAAGCGATGTCATGAAATCGATTAAGAACGAAAAATTGAAGATTAACGAGGTTAAATTAGAATATATTTATTCCGATGTCGAAGACCAAAGGCAAAGGAGCCGCTGGGAAGGAATTACATCGGATATTCATCAGGCTTTAGCTGGGAAGTCAATTTATAATGTAACTAATATTTTTAGCTTAAATGTGCAGCGCGGGGTTTCATATGTTTCGATTCAAACGGGAGCGGGAATGTCTGATCCTCCTGATAAACAAATTCTCTCAGAAATCGATTCAGCTCTGCGCACTTTTTTAGATTCTGATGAGGTGAAAAAAAAGATACAAGATGATCAATACGAGATTCGACTATTAAACAAATATGATGGAACACTGTTGGTGGTTTCCAATAAAGAATAA
- a CDS encoding RNA polymerase sigma factor, with amino-acid sequence MDTQETISQWYNDYGESVFTFILMIVKDYQQAEDLTQETFVKAYRKHHTFTQKSTIKTWLFSIAQNTAKDYLRKKNPLLHYLRLSLHERDVTPLPHQLVEMNEDEVKLYHSLQRIKPNYRQVIVLRKLKEFSTKETAEILGWSESKVKSSLQRGLQALKNELIKGGFEYEEIIG; translated from the coding sequence TTGGATACTCAGGAAACCATTTCACAATGGTATAACGATTATGGGGAGTCTGTCTTTACATTTATTTTGATGATTGTGAAAGATTATCAGCAGGCAGAGGATTTAACTCAAGAAACATTTGTGAAAGCTTATCGAAAGCATCATACATTTACTCAGAAATCTACTATAAAAACATGGTTATTTAGCATTGCACAAAATACGGCGAAAGATTACTTACGTAAAAAAAATCCGTTGTTGCATTATTTACGGTTATCGTTACATGAACGCGATGTAACGCCTTTACCTCATCAATTAGTGGAAATGAATGAAGATGAAGTAAAACTATATCATTCCTTACAAAGGATAAAACCAAATTATCGACAAGTGATTGTTTTACGTAAGTTAAAAGAATTTTCAACGAAAGAAACTGCTGAAATTTTAGGATGGTCAGAAAGTAAGGTTAAAAGCTCACTTCAACGAGGTTTACAAGCATTAAAAAATGAGTTGATTAAAGGAGGATTTGAATATGAAGAAATCATTGGATGA